A region of the Siniperca chuatsi isolate FFG_IHB_CAS linkage group LG23, ASM2008510v1, whole genome shotgun sequence genome:
GTCCCAGACAAACACAGGGAAGGAGAACATGACAAGGTCACGGCAGTAAGAGAAAGACAGGGCCACCATGGATCTTCCTTCGACCTCAGTGTAGACACTGTGGTCTGCTGGTCAGGGTCAAGTGGACGAGGGGATATTTATGGCCTGTATGGAGACTGCCTGTTTATAGAAGAGCCTGGCAGGGTCCTGTTGTCTTCCTGGGGCCTCAGGCTGGACCACACTGAACAAATGTAGATTAATGATTGGGCCCCAGTGTTTTTGAGTGTCATAAATCCATTTGAACAAGCAGATGACCCTCGATTACTGTTCTGCTTAGTGTCAAAATGGCATGGCACTGAAAAAAATTGTATAGGCAAAACTATAGCATCTATATTACCAACATCATTaccaattatttttattgtcgATTAATCACAGTTTTTCTGAGTCCAAGGTGTCCAaccgacagtccaaaacccaaagatattcattttacaataatataaaacagacaaacatagtAAATCCTCACTGggactacactgtaaaaaaacgGCAACTTGACTTATTTGACTTTCAAATTGGACTACAAATGGGTGAGACTtagaaatttaaataaaatcactatttaaagtaaaaaattcAGTTGTGGCAACAAACCAAACCAGTTTCTTGCTTCAGTAAAAGTGAGTGAGTTCTGATTATTCATAATCTTTAGTTGTGATTCATTACAAAGAGAGAAAGTTTTGGTAACTTGTGCTCTTTAGCTGTGGAACAATTTCACAACTTATTCAATGCATGAGTTGAATAAATATCCAGCTGATTATGCACTTAACTCATCAAATTAAGGTTTAGAAACATTGTTAGCTtacttaagtaagtaagttACTTAATGTTTGGGTTAAACTTTTCCAGCCTTGTTTTTACTAATTTGAGAAAAGTTATAATGGAGGTTTGTTAGTGTGTTTTTACACATATGTCTCAGATGAGACACACGCTGTTCTCTCCAatcaaaattgaaaaaatgCTAACCATAATGAAGATAAGTGTCCATTTCCAGCACTCctcgctttctttctttttgttcgCTTGTTAGCAGTAAAGCAAGAGCTGTTGTGATTAGACAGTGTGCTGTACGGGGGAATTAAACTCCTTCATTCATCATATCAAATACAATTGGAAAACAAGTCTAACCATACAGTTGTTGACTCAACAAAGTTTGTTCACTTCAATGATCAGGTTAtctaaacaaaaaatgtttagagAACTAGTCATTTTAAGTTTGATAAACCTAACATAGAAgtttgattaaacaaacagtACTGAGTTTTTTAAACttctacatttttacagtgtaggtgatatttgccatttttgcttgaaacgTGACTTAAGCAATtatcaaaatttcagttttctgttgatcaactaattgatttcAGCTCTAGACAATATAGCATAAAGGGGCACAGAGATAAAGTGACAAGAGCACAAACATATGCTTAGCTCTGGGCAGTGTTTGTAGAAGTAATgttgaataaaaacataaatgatcAATGTTTAATAACTGTTATTATTCTCCAGTGCCATGGTTCCCTAATGACATCCAGGACTTGGACCGCTTTGCCAACCAGATCCTCAGTTATGGCTCGGAGCTGGATTCTGATCACCCGGTAACGACTGActcatccatcactgtctccGTGTCACATCCtgcctctgcatgtgtgtgtttgtgtgtgaatttgagTGAATACATGTCCACTCACGCCCACATGTCTTATGAAAGACGGGGCTGTGGAGATGACAGGCTGCACTCTGCCGTCTATTCTAATGGAAACTAACTAGACACACAGATTGATGTCATTGCTTTAATTGAGCCcctataattatatataattgcTCCCTTTTGCCACCGCCATTAaagcaaaatgtattcatcataAGCTGAAAAACACTCTACAAAGGCTTCATTTGAATATGCATTTGCGTGCTCTTATTAGAGACGGAGTGCATAATGCTGTCAAAGGCCACAGGGTTTAGCCTTAGCAGAGGATTTCCACTCTTTGATTTAGCTGTGAGTGGCCAGGCTGCGATCATGAGAtctaacgtgtgtgtgtgtgtatgtgtgtgttcagggctTCACAGATCCAGTGTACAGAGTCCGCAGGAAGGAGTTTGCTGATATCGCCTACAACTACAGACAGTAACTATTCctaaaaatcttattttgtgtgtttttcaagtCTGGAAAGAAGTTAAggttgaaatatttttatatctgaATGGTGATTCTGGGTGTTTTCTCTCCCTGCTTTGCCTTGAAAATTATCATAAACAAATAGGGACAAATTACAGGCAGTCATGATGGATTTAAAGGGCCTTGGTCTTTGTGTGTATAATTGAGTATTATTCACAGGCACTACAAAGAGCGCCAAACCCAATGAAATGCCCACTGAGGTGGCTCGCATTTACATAGCTGTGTAATATACTGGAAATTTGGggaaaactaataaaaaatataaaactcaaCCAACAATTTAAACAAGCTCATAATAAGATACCAGAAGGTATGTTAAGAAAATAATACTGTTTACAGCATTATTAAGGTGTGCAGTGTAGAAGCAGGAGGACTTATTGACTGTGGCAACGTAAAATTGTCCAGCAACATTTTATTGGTCTCATAGTTTCCTGATAATTTCCTAGAAATAAACTGACATAATTGTAAATTCTTAGGAGGGTCCCTAGAAATTTGGTCCTAAATATAGGGAGACACTTCCAATCATAATCCCAATAAATACCATAACCTAGATAGTACTTAGTGCACAGCTAagcatgcaaaaatataaaaatgtgtctacaaGCAagagataataaaataataatgaataataagtGAATATTTATGTTGGTTTAAATGGATTTGTCAGTCAGGATTTTAGCAGTTCTTCTGGCTATTTcttaaaaactcaaataaatgAGTTGAATACTTTCAATCTGTCTCAAAACATTCTCTCTATTTTCCCAATGATAAGTAGCAAGTCACATAGTTCTTTTCAGGAACCCTCCCCCTCTAAAATAAACCaatggaaaataataaatgtatatatataattgggTAAAAGTGGGctattattttagaaaatattaattctGTATTATGCAGTACATAATTATGGGAAAGGATAAAAGATTTGAGGAAAGCAAATTTACACTAAAAAGTCAGATAAGTAGGCCATTGATATGGAACAAAACGCTGTTTAAGctgtaaaaaaacagaagataTTCACATCAGAGATGCTGAAAAATTTTGTGGGTAAAAAAAATTTGATTATAAcatcttttaaataattttgaaggctaagtttttgtttgtagaaagaTTAGAGTGCAAATTGGTGCTACACACTATTTTTGATATTACCACtcggaatcaccaaagtcagaaattTTCTCAACACACAAGGGGTTTAATGATTTCACCCACCACAATAATTAAATTTTCCTAGTATTCAATGGAAACTTTTACTACCGCAGGATGGAATAATACTTTTTAAGTAACAAGCTctggtatatactgtatatgtgtagcAATGTAGTTTTGCTTACGTACACACGTGCATGTATGTACTTAACCCATTATCACTCTTTACTGTTTATATACCGTAACAGTATATAACagattttttgttcatttaatgtttattgttataGGGACGCATACATAGCATGGACCAATGCCATGTATCACAGCATTTATAGCCTAAGTTTGTCTCTAGAATGGCCTTTATAATAATACACAAAACTCAaccagaaaatacaaaacagcacaaactgTTATAATAACCTCATGTCTTTGTCCCAGTGGCCAAAGCATCCCTCGAGTGGAGTACACAAAGGAGGAAAGGGCCACATGGGGCATGGTGTTCAAGGAGCTGAAGACTCTGTACCCGACTCACGCCTGCCGTGAACACAACCGGGTCTTTCCCCTGCTGGAGAAATACTGCGGCTACAGGCAAGACAACATCCCACAGCTGGAGGACGTCTCCCGCTTCCTGCAGTGTAAGTCCTGACTTGTTATTGACCTTGAGGTCCCACGGATGACATCTTTATCTATTTCGTCACTTAGGTCAAGTCCAGAATTATAATGCAGACATTTCAAAggctcatttttatttttatgtgatgTTTATTTGATTCAATTCTGCCCCACAAAGTCAAAACACTGTAACTACACATTTGGTCAAAGAGCGGAATTTTaccatataaaaaaatattatgctTCATAccatttctgtgtaaaaatgttaattaaaaaataaagtaagtaaattaaaatgtaaaatttgcagTAACTACAACATGGCACTAAAATGACACATACAGCCAACTAGACAGCTAACTTAAAGCAAGACAGCTAGCTTATCAAGTGAAAGCTAGTTGGTGAGACAGCCACTAAAGCTAAAACTACAATTGTTTATTGGTGTTTCCCTAGTTATTATCTGTAATTAACAATTTTATCCATTTTGCTGAAATAATATGTTAATAACTCAGTTTGTTATTCCTCATAATTAAATGAGGCAGTAGCTAAAtaatgaagaaacaaaaacagctaaCTATTCATGCTAAAGGCAACTAGCTTAAGCTATCAGAGTAGCAGTAACTGCCATCTCAGCTTTTGAATGTAGTGGAATTAATGTGATTTGGTGTGGTGGAGCTTTAAATGAAGTGCAGTATAATTTTTGCCTATACTTAcattatttttctgcatttgttatattttttgcattgtgCATTACTGATTTTATACATATTATAAGGACCACTGCTgggaaaacaaaaatctgagAATTTGAGAATTAAGTCATAATATTACAAgaaaaaagttgtaatatttcaaGGAAAGagttgcactttttttttttcagaaaaaatgtCATAATAGAATAAAGTAGTTGTATATTTAGATCAGGTTGATGGATTACATCCGCATATTTTAGCATTTCCTGATAGTCCATACCGTAGCCTACAGTACAGTTACGattttttattaagaaaatacTCTTCAAAACACATCCGGTTACTGACTCATACATCGTGTCACCGGTTTCATATAATTTCAATATCCTACAATCGCTGATAATAAGGTGCTTATTAGTGAAACCTATAATTTCATCAACATCATTCATTGGACACGTAAAAGCTGACAGACTGCTCTCACCTGTTTACTACAACAGAGTAAAAAATAATTCTCCAActatttttcatgatttttagACTTTATTCTTGAAATACTGTGGCTTTTTTCTCGTAATATTACAACTTTTCTCtaaatattttgactttatttttcatttttcctaaCAGTGGTCCTAATAAGCTGTcataatttttaaatgttaaaattgttGAATATTagattttgtttaatgatttgTAAGGCAGACagttataaaattattattatgttccTTTTGACTCCAGTTCTAGCATCATACAGTAGGCCTATATGAAACATTCCTTCATTCACTTCATTTGGAAACCCTGTGGTGTGAATGTGGGAGGCAGAACCTGTTCAAGCGCCCAACTTCCTATTCCTcccatcctccctctctctctcccctcactATCTGCTCTTAttcaacacaaccaaacactcACCTCTTTCATCTCACTGTGCCTTTCCTGCAGCGTGCACAGGCTTCCGGCTTCGCCCGGTGGCTGGTCTGCTCTCGTCCCGGGACTTCCTGGCTGGACTCGCCTTCCGAGTCTTTCATTCCACGCAGTACATTCGTCACGGCTCCAAGCCCACATACACACCTGAGCCGTGAGTGTCTAAACTCAATTCATAAAAGAAGgataaatacataatttgtGTGATGTTGAACAGTCATTGTTATTTCTAATGCAGGGATATCTGCCATGAGCTCCTGGGACACGTTCCTCTGTTTGCTGACCCGAGTTTTGCCCAATTCTCACAGGTAACTAAGTATCCTGTCAGAGCAGAAGTAATGAAAtgataaactaaataaaacagtaaGCCAATTGTAGCTTTTTTTTAAGCATTATAGCAAAGTTagtattataattatatattgtgtttatattatatttacaacATACAAATCTATGTAACATATGTAATTCTGTAACTTTTCATGTTCTAATCTTCATGCTTTGATTCTATTTTGTATAGGAAATCGGTCTTGCCTCCCTTGGTGCTCCTGATGAGTACATTGAGAAACTTGCTACTGTGAGTACTGTGTATATGAACTATTTAGCAAGAGGCAGCTATTCTGGACTTTATTCACAACGTCTTCATGTCAAGGACCACCAGAAACATAGAAATTAGGCAACCAAGGCCAATAgttcttttttaaactttgttcAAGggcaattatttattttatttcaaagttTATTTAACAGGTACAATACAGATAAACATTGTTACACAGGGATAAGCAATACAGCAGATATATAATGTATTTAGGGCGTCTAGCTGGTTTGCAGCCCCTGTCCCTGGTTAGGCTTTTAAACAACgaaataaacaaatgcatcGAACAGATTCGGGATAAAAGCAAAAGAACAGGTTGTGTATGTCTATATGCAtgtgtctactgtatgtgtgtatgcattgaGAATGTGAGTGTATCTGAGGTATCTGAAGTATCTGTGTGTATTGAATTGCCCTGGTTGAGTGGTGAGTGATGTTGCATTTTTGGGGGGCCTTAAAGGGCCAGTTTCCCAacttacaatttttttttaattgcctTTTGTGGTATTAGTGTTGGTTTTAGTTTCCCAGGTTTTAAggtgtctctgagatttcttccATCATACGATGCTATGAACAGTTTTAATTGGGACAAATTTCTGCCACAGAAACAGTTCCTATAAATATATGTCATATCCCTCTCTGCCCAAGTTTTCTGTCTATCTCTACagtcactgtcaaataaagttGAATGCATGTTCTGTGGATTACCCCGAGTAAAGGGggcactgtttctggaaagacgtGTTGTGTTGCTAATGTCAGTTTCCATTGTTGTAAGCAGCAGAAATTAAATTTCATTTGCCTCCATTGTATTGGCGTGGCAGTAGAAATCtcacagatatctcaaaacctgagcaaacccaaaatgaaaaaatatatgcaTGGCACATGTAAGTGAggaagtttgttttgtttttgttttttgtgacttAGATTAACTGACCCTTTAGATCTTCTCAAGGATCTCTGGGGTTTGTGGATTTCAAAGAAGCCTGTTGACCAACCCTAGATCAACCTTCCTTGTTTTGCCTGGGTTTGGCATATAGATCATATTTTTATTAACCTTATGTGTGTCCTCAGGTGTACTGGTTCACTGTGGAGTTTGGCCTGTGTAAGCAGGGCTCAGAGATCAAAGCTTACGGAGCTGGCCTTCTTTCATCGTTTGGAGAGCTGCAGGTAAGTGGGGCACTGGGAAAACACATGTGTTTGAGTCACAGGCTCCAAGAACACAATCACTTTCAGCAACCATGGACCCCCACAAGTTAACTGTTTGCTTTTTATGCACGCCTACCTCCCACTGACCCCCCATCTGTTGTTATAACACATTCACCTCGCTGCATAACAGCAGCGGTGCAGGCAGTGGGTTACTGGTCCACTCCGCCGCAGGTTTAATGTGTCACTGGGGGAGTCGGCCTGCCTGCCCAGCGGGGTGTGGGTAAAGTGGTTCAGTGGGTAAGTGGGGGCAGAGAGAGCATGGACGGCTCGCTATCGAGGTCACAAGTTACATCAGGGGCTGTCAGCAGAGGATGTGCGCTCTGCCAAGTCACATCAACAGAAAAGCCCTGAATCATGCTGCACTTCCTGTTTACTGATGGCCATGACAGGAATAGAGACACTCCTTGAGAAAtccacacagtaaaaaaaaaaaaagactaaatacatctttttttactctgtttgcTTTCAGTACTGCTTGACAGACAAGCCCAAACTCCAGCCCTTCGACCCCGACAAAACCAGCCTCCAGAAATACCCAATCACAGAATACCAGCCTGTTTACTTTGTCGCTGAGAGCTTtgaggatgccaaagagaaaGTGAGgtaagaaaacagttttttttttccatttgcaacTGGTTTGAAGCGTTCCTgcacacagtatatacacagtAAGTTTAAGGTACATACAAAACTTAACATTAACGTTTCTCTGCCTATACAGGAAATTTGCAGCCACCATCCCCAAGCCTTTCACAGTGCGCTACAACCCCTACACTCAAAGTATTGAAGTGCTGGACAACACCCAGCAGCTCAGGAACCTGGCTGACAGCATCAGTGGTATGTGTCAGCCCcacattcattattttattttcagtcagtttttgtGCAATCTCCCTTTCTTTAGTTAAATTGgttttattcattaattaaagcagtggttccccttaaaatgaagcagtgtCCACTTGTGACCCATCATCATCGATTTTATATGTTTATGGGTTCTAAACAAGCAGTGGCATCAGCTATGCACACACATAGTATTATAGactatgtatatgtatatatttggaTTTTATAGGTCAGGCTTTCACAATAACATTTCTTATTTACAGGAACATaataaactgagaaaaactaCTGTAACACTAAATAAGGCAGTTTAAAGCTGCAAGTTCGGCGGTGCATACGGCTACAAAATTTTAGGCGTATTGAGCGGTTAAAGATTTAAGACTATCACTGAGTTTTAATGTAGTCATTTCAATTATATATTCAGATGGTCtataaacaaaatgatattAATTCCTAACTGGGCCAGAAAGGCTGTGTGGCAGgcacacacaacaacattaaaagTATTGGAACATTATAAGAATATTATagattttttaaacagtttctcCACAGGGCTGGATGACTGAATAGACTGcagacaaaacataaacagCACTTTGAAAATACAGTAATATTATATAGCCTTTATTGTGTGATGTAGCTCCACTGCTGGTTTTCCCTGAAGCTTAATAAGACTAATATTATACGTCATAAAAgtgtaataattaataattattaaaaataataatgttagcGGAGGCtactacaaaaacacagaatttttACAGCCCttaagaggtaaaaaaaaaagcaaagattgtAGAAATATcgaaaatatatgtataattttgtgcataaatgttttatttctgctttcCTGCCCTTTTGAATATCTcgcaacccctcagatttatcttgtgaccgcTTGAgctgttgggaaccactgatttaaATACTACACTCATGTTATGCAATatctaaaaagaaataataGTAAGCACAGTGGGCTATTAGCTAACCAGCCATAGATGACATAACAGCATATATTTTTGTTGATGTGTTCCTCATTTTGAATAGAAACAGAGCAAAGAATAACTACAAAGAGTAGTTTTAGGCAACTCTGAGTTTAAAATTGAAAGGTATTTTATTCtaaaattttcttttatttcaggTGAAATGGGGAAATTGTGTGAAGCCCTGCGGAAACTGGAGTAACGGCACATGTAATCTGAACCGAAGCGCTCTGAGAATCATTTCTTCAATGAAACCGTTACCTTCTGCTTAGCATGCTGGCAAATGAGCTTTCtttgtattaaaaacaaatatgcaaatCAAATAACAATTTCTGTAATCCAATTAGTATTTTAGTTAAGTGAATAAAGTGTAGCCTGTTACTTAAGTAGCGTAATAAAGAATGTGTCTGTAACAGCAAAAATTTTTACTGTCAATATTCTTACAGTATAAATGTTATGAgacatgtttttcaaaataagaggGTTTTGTCAACCAACATCTCTTTAATGACTTTAATGAATTTAAAACCCAATATGTAAACATCAAATTTTGCTTCTAATATGATGCAAAACAGCTGAAATAAGCAGAATTTTTCTATGCATTTCAAACCTAAAGGCATACTGAGAGATCATTTTAGCTTTCATTTAtgcatgaaatgttttaataaaacaaataaacatttctcttctctctttctgtcatttatttttttcttctattgGTAGTTACTTCTCACATAtctgttaatattattatacaaATTAATAGTGAATGAATATATCTTTTTCCTTTCACCAGTATTGAAAGGAAGCTAATTAAACAATGAAAAGCACCAGAAAACACGGTAACACTTTCATTcccttatttagcatttataagcattatattaacatttaataaatggtctataacacattataatgtagttTTAAACAGATATAGGGACATAAGTGCTTTTTAATGTGCAGTTTTTGTCAACAATGCTTCTATTAAGACATATTTTACAACAACTGTGTAATGTTATATTATCATtcatctgtttatacaccagttaCAGTTGTTgccaaatacaataataaacacttatagCTGCTAACAACTACATTGCAGTTTGGTATAGACCTTAAATGtctatatactgcttataaatgcaggtttaaataaagcgttactgaaaacattaataacatcaataaaatacatttattgttgcCAGTCATtgtattaaaatacatttaatattgccaatgttgtgttttggatTTGAGATATTGTTTTTGCAATTAAGAATAAACTAAGAAAGTCACTTTTAACGTCCAAATATACGAATAAActttcttgttttccttttataaATAAGAATATGTAAGATGTATGTAACCTATAATGACCTATTTTGGTTGAATGCATCTGTGATCCctgtgcattttttttgttgttgttgttgttgagtggGCTATTTTCCTCTCCTAATAGCACTATTTTGTCCCATAAAGAGATGCAATCTCATGACGCAAGACAGGCCCAAAAAAGCCAAACGCACGTGCCTTACTTGCGCAACTCATCTCCATAAAGCCTTCAGATGACAGGGTATTTAAACCTGTCCGCGGAGGTGATGATGGCACACACACTGTTGGCTCCAGCAGACACCACACAGATGAAGACGGAGAGTGTGGCGCAGACGGCGCCGTTCAGCGGGAGGAAGCAGAGTCTGATCGAGGATGCTCGCAGGGAGCGCAGCAGCGGCTCCGCGGGCTCCCCGGGGCCCTCCAGGTACGGAGACAGCTTCGTGTTTGAGGAGAAGGACGGCAGGGTCACTCTGAATGTCCTGTTCACTCTCAGCAATGAGAAAAGCGCGGGATTCTTCAAAACTGGGAAAATATTCGAGGTAAGGCgcagtattcagatcatttaatggagtaaaagtaccaataagACACTAAAAATACCGAGTTATAAGAGTCCTGCATTTATCATTTAACTCAAGTTCAAGCCCAGGAGAATTActaatagaaaaataaagtaaatgtactcGTTATGCagaaactgtactgtacttaagtacaattttgagatacttgtattttacttgagtatttccattttctgctactttatacttctactccactacatctcagagcgaaatattgtactttttactccatacattgatttgataactttagttattagttacttttcactCTTATTAAgagtaataatacaaaatataatcagcaaataaattaagatgtattattatagattaagataggactttattgatccctgaggggaaatttACAAGGTCCATTTGCTCTATCTACATCAGATCACCCAAGGATGGTTTCATCAGCAAattcttacatttgagaagctggaactgtcaaatatttggcttttttggCTGAAAATTGACTTATTATGATCATCAAGACACTGtaattgctgattaattttctgtagtTCGACAAATCGATGAAGCGATTGAGCTCTAGCTCaatgtggagccaattttagGTAGTTTATAACATATATTTTATAACATGTATGTAAGTTTGTGATGTGAAATGTAACTagtaaagctgtcaaataaatgtggtgggataaaaagaacatcattcctctgaaatgttgtaatgttagaagaagaaagtagcattaaatgggATAAATagcacctcaaaattgtaattaagtacagtactagAGTTACTTTTCCCCACTgcaaatattatatatgattaatatttataatagtttactgatgtaaacaaacattaaacagcatcaaaaaacattaataatattaataaaatacatttttagtccTTTAAATGAATTTGAGGCTCCAATCTTGTATTTGGGATTTGGGCTATAGGTTTTGTCTTTAGGAACAGGCCAAAAAAAGTCCCTAAAATGCATCACCTGGTTCTTGTTTGTGTAGTGTTAGTCCTTGTATTAAAAGATCTGTGGATCAATTTGAGGCTCCAATCTTGTGTTTTGGATTTGGAGCTTATGGATTTTGTCTTTAAGAATAGGCA
Encoded here:
- the pah gene encoding phenylalanine-4-hydroxylase isoform X1; translation: MDAAYKKVNGNYGPEAETEDQGTGQRRRGSMYLEEETNKKSEVISCIFSLKEEVGALAKGLRLFEEKGINLTHIESRPSRMKKDQYEFFISVDSTCSQALDEVIDALRTQISGHVHELSRNKEKDTVPWFPNDIQDLDRFANQILSYGSELDSDHPGFTDPVYRVRRKEFADIAYNYRHGQSIPRVEYTKEERATWGMVFKELKTLYPTHACREHNRVFPLLEKYCGYRQDNIPQLEDVSRFLQSCTGFRLRPVAGLLSSRDFLAGLAFRVFHSTQYIRHGSKPTYTPEPDICHELLGHVPLFADPSFAQFSQEIGLASLGAPDEYIEKLATVYWFTVEFGLCKQGSEIKAYGAGLLSSFGELQYCLTDKPKLQPFDPDKTSLQKYPITEYQPVYFVAESFEDAKEKVRKFAATIPKPFTVRYNPYTQSIEVLDNTQQLRNLADSISGEMGKLCEALRKLE
- the pah gene encoding phenylalanine-4-hydroxylase isoform X2; its protein translation is MDAAYKKVNGNYGPEAETEDQGTGRRRGSMYLEEETNKKSEVISCIFSLKEEVGALAKGLRLFEEKGINLTHIESRPSRMKKDQYEFFISVDSTCSQALDEVIDALRTQISGHVHELSRNKEKDTVPWFPNDIQDLDRFANQILSYGSELDSDHPGFTDPVYRVRRKEFADIAYNYRHGQSIPRVEYTKEERATWGMVFKELKTLYPTHACREHNRVFPLLEKYCGYRQDNIPQLEDVSRFLQSCTGFRLRPVAGLLSSRDFLAGLAFRVFHSTQYIRHGSKPTYTPEPDICHELLGHVPLFADPSFAQFSQEIGLASLGAPDEYIEKLATVYWFTVEFGLCKQGSEIKAYGAGLLSSFGELQYCLTDKPKLQPFDPDKTSLQKYPITEYQPVYFVAESFEDAKEKVRKFAATIPKPFTVRYNPYTQSIEVLDNTQQLRNLADSISGEMGKLCEALRKLE